A segment of the Bacteroidales bacterium genome:
TACTTCCAAAGGAAAAGGTAAAATTAATATTATATAAAAATAGTATGCAATATACTGATTTAACGGAAATTAGTTCGAAAGAAGTTCTTCCTGGCTTTCATGGTAAATTTGTTCACTCTGAAAATATGACTACGGCATATTGGGATATAGTTGCGGGTTCGGAAATTCCTGAACATAGCCATGAACAGGAGCAAATAGTTAATTTAATTGAAGGAGAGTTTGAATTGATTGTGGATGGAGAGCTAATAAAGCTTTATTCAGAAGGCGTAGTTGTTATACCTTCTAATGTAAAACATTCAGGAAAAGCGGTTTCTCATTGTAAACTAATTGATATCTTTCATCCTGCCAGAGAGGATTTTAAATTTTAATAAAAGTTTAGTTTTTGTTTTTGTAAACATTGTGCTCAATCTATTTGTGCCTTGTATCACAGAAGACCCTAAGACACTATGAAAAGGAAGTGACTCTTTGTGGCTCAGTGACTTCGTGGTGTTTTTTATACATATTGTGACATCACAGAGACTCCAAGACACTAAGAAAATGAAGATTTAGAGAATAAATCTTTGTGACTCTGCGCCTTTATGGTGTTTTTTATTTTTTATAAGTATGGTGCTTAATCTGTTTATTTGTTTAAAACTGATAATTCAGACTAACTCTAAAACTTCTTCCCGGAGCGGTTATTCCACTAGAATAGGTTCGGTAGCGTTTATCCATTAAGTTTTCTAATTCAAAAAGGACGGAAAATGCTTCGGAAAAGCTGTAGCTCGATTTTAAATCAATTGTAAACCAAGCTGGAGAGTAGGGATTCCCATTTTCATCCTCAGCATATAAGTGAGGTTTGTCTGCTTCGGAAGGAGGAAGGTCTTCAAAAGCCATTTCTCCGTTAAAAAAAGTATTTAACTGAAATTTCCATTTATCTTTTTCAAAGTTAAAGCTTGAATTTCCATAAATAGGAGGGGCGTGACGAACAGAAAATCCATCATTATCAATGCCTACTATTCTGCTAACTCCGGCTTTCCAAATAAGATATTCGTTGAGTTTTAGATTTGCTTGTGCGGTAATCCCATATATTTCGGCAAATCCAGCGTTTGTAATGGCTTGTATATCACTTTCTTCACTATCGTATATCATGGTTGTTAGTCCATCCAAAGAAAAATCTCTTCTTACCATTGCATTATCCAAATAAGAATAAAAGCAGATTAATTCAACAGATAATTTTTGATCTAAAAAAGCTTGATTCAAGCCTAAATCAGCACTATAAACATATTCTGCTTTTAAATCTGGATTAGGAACAACCACCGTTCCTGGTTCAGAATCAAATACTTTGGCAATATCATCAATATTTGGAGAACGGAATCCCGTTGAGAGATTGAAATTTACACGTGTGTTCTTTTCACTTCTGTAAACCAAGCCTATACTGCCCGTAAAAGCATCGTTTTGTAAATCGATAGTTTCATAATCAAAGGGGAAGAAGCTTTTATCTTCAAAGCTGGAATATAGCTTTACATAACTGTATCTAAGTCCGCCGCTGATATCTATTTTTCGGTTTAGCTTATATCTAAATGCAGAATAAGCTGCTAAGGTTTGATAACTATTATCTCCATCGGGATAGCGTGTAGATAAAGGACTTTGGATATTATTTGTTATGTCTTTGGTGTATGCCGTAGATTTTAAATTATCGTTATATGCTTCTATTCCGTAAAAATAGAAGAAATCAGGTGAGAGTTTTTTATTAAAATCGGCATTGAAACTAAATATATTTAGATTCTCAAAACGGGAATTTAGGTTATTGTCATTAAAACGCCTATCATGTCTGCTTTCTTCGTATTGTTGTACACTAAATTGGAGTTTGAAAGCATCCCAGAGCTTTCCTGTTTTTTTTGATTGTAAACTAATACTATTCACCATCCAGTTTTGTGGGCCGTAATACCATTCTGCATATTTTAAGTTTTCATCACTTATTTGTATTAGGCGGTCGTAGCGAGGAATATCGGAGGATTTAGTATAGTAAAACAGATACTCAATACTAAGATTTTTATTAGCTTGATATTTAAACTTTTGCATAAAGTTTAACTGATTGTAGCCTGAATATATTTGCTTATTTGTATTTTCATTTCTAATCATATAATCAATACCATCAATACGTTCTATGTAGTAGTGCCGCTCATACTCACTTGGACCAATATTTCCCATTATTTGATCACCAAAGTTCGTATAAGAAAAGCTGGTAAACGATCCCCATTTCTTTTTAGCCAAAGAAAAATGAAAATGTGCTGTTTTTTCGTTATTTGCAGAGGTATACCGACTAATTGCTTGTCCGTTAAAATTTAAAGTATTATCAGTATTTAATATTATTTTCTTTGAATGAAAGTCGATAACCCCT
Coding sequences within it:
- a CDS encoding cupin domain-containing protein — translated: MQYTDLTEISSKEVLPGFHGKFVHSENMTTAYWDIVAGSEIPEHSHEQEQIVNLIEGEFELIVDGELIKLYSEGVVVIPSNVKHSGKAVSHCKLIDIFHPAREDFKF
- a CDS encoding TonB-dependent receptor; protein product: MKHQPFILVLISLLFLGIQGYAQEIKLISGKYKTPLEQVLATNQEQSTTAVSNENGIMDISAFNISDTLYFHHTAYLDFSIPYNKALKQKTIILISKEIKLNEIVISATKWEENIEEIPNKIEKIDSKTIAFTNPQTSADLLKNTPGIYIQKSQMGGGSPMIRGFAANSILLMFDGIRMNNSIYRSGNLQNIITVDPFLLEQSEVIFGPGSIVYGSDAMGGVIDFHSKKIILNTDNTLNFNGQAISRYTSANNEKTAHFHFSLAKKKWGSFTSFSYTNFGDQIMGNIGPSEYERHYYIERIDGIDYMIRNENTNKQIYSGYNQLNFMQKFKYQANKNLSIEYLFYYTKSSDIPRYDRLIQISDENLKYAEWYYGPQNWMVNSISLQSKKTGKLWDAFKLQFSVQQYEESRHDRRFNDNNLNSRFENLNIFSFNADFNKKLSPDFFYFYGIEAYNDNLKSTAYTKDITNNIQSPLSTRYPDGDNSYQTLAAYSAFRYKLNRKIDISGGLRYSYVKLYSSFEDKSFFPFDYETIDLQNDAFTGSIGLVYRSEKNTRVNFNLSTGFRSPNIDDIAKVFDSEPGTVVVPNPDLKAEYVYSADLGLNQAFLDQKLSVELICFYSYLDNAMVRRDFSLDGLTTMIYDSEESDIQAITNAGFAEIYGITAQANLKLNEYLIWKAGVSRIVGIDNDGFSVRHAPPIYGNSSFNFEKDKWKFQLNTFFNGEMAFEDLPPSEADKPHLYAEDENGNPYSPAWFTIDLKSSYSFSEAFSVLFELENLMDKRYRTYSSGITAPGRSFRVSLNYQF